One Candidatus Neomarinimicrobiota bacterium DNA window includes the following coding sequences:
- the radA gene encoding DNA repair protein RadA — protein sequence MPQLKSKTVYLCSACGNDHPKWHGQCPSCNEWGTLSEYKVSKNRKKGGNGQARESRKLEDVLLGGEVKRISTGISEMDRVLGGGLLPGSLILLGGNPGIGKSTLALQILPAFQKPVLYVSAEESEEQIGLRARRLNVNSDSLHLSSENRIEGILDQVSLIKPELVVIDSIQTVFSDGLDSLPGSVSQIRECGQQLLQLAKQRNVAVIIVGHVTKEGIIAGPKMLEHMVDTVLYLEGDDRYDHRILRSAKNRFGATNEVGIFQMESGGLIEVDNPSELFLAERRNDITGSTIFPSLEGSRPILVEVQALVSNANFGTPQRNVNGFDFKRLAMLLAVLEKRLGTHMGTKDVFVNLVGGLKVDDPAADLAVITAVASGARDKLVSESVVLIGEVGLGGEVRSVSRLEARVNEAKSLGFKTVIAPAANVKRMKDSPKGIKISGVSNVGEAFHHLF from the coding sequence ATGCCACAATTAAAATCTAAAACTGTATACCTGTGTTCAGCCTGCGGAAATGACCATCCCAAATGGCATGGCCAATGCCCCTCCTGTAATGAATGGGGTACACTCAGTGAATACAAAGTTTCGAAAAACCGAAAAAAAGGCGGCAATGGGCAAGCACGGGAATCTCGAAAATTAGAGGACGTACTTCTTGGCGGAGAAGTGAAACGAATTTCTACAGGAATTTCTGAAATGGACCGCGTCCTGGGTGGCGGACTTTTGCCAGGATCACTTATTTTATTGGGTGGTAATCCAGGGATTGGGAAATCCACCCTAGCGCTTCAAATTTTACCTGCTTTTCAAAAACCCGTCCTTTATGTTTCTGCAGAAGAAAGTGAAGAACAAATTGGATTGCGAGCCCGACGGTTAAATGTGAACTCAGATTCGCTTCATCTTTCATCCGAAAATCGAATAGAAGGCATATTAGATCAAGTGTCTTTAATTAAGCCTGAATTGGTTGTAATTGATTCGATTCAAACTGTTTTTAGTGATGGATTGGATTCGTTGCCCGGTTCTGTCAGCCAAATTCGGGAATGCGGTCAGCAGCTTCTTCAATTGGCAAAACAGCGCAATGTTGCTGTAATTATTGTAGGTCACGTCACAAAAGAAGGTATTATTGCGGGACCAAAAATGCTGGAACATATGGTTGATACAGTTCTCTATTTAGAAGGAGATGACCGGTATGATCACAGAATACTTCGGTCAGCCAAAAATCGTTTTGGCGCTACCAATGAGGTAGGCATATTTCAAATGGAATCAGGCGGATTAATAGAAGTGGATAATCCATCAGAATTATTTTTGGCAGAGCGCCGGAATGATATTACAGGTTCAACTATTTTTCCTTCATTAGAGGGGAGTCGTCCCATTTTAGTAGAAGTCCAAGCTCTCGTATCTAACGCCAATTTTGGTACACCACAACGAAATGTAAATGGATTCGATTTTAAACGATTGGCTATGCTCTTGGCCGTCCTTGAAAAACGATTGGGAACCCACATGGGAACCAAAGATGTTTTTGTGAATTTGGTTGGCGGACTAAAGGTGGACGATCCGGCGGCCGACTTAGCTGTAATCACAGCCGTTGCTTCAGGAGCCCGGGATAAACTAGTGTCAGAATCAGTGGTTTTAATTGGTGAAGTAGGATTGGGCGGTGAGGTTCGCTCTGTTAGCCGTTTAGAAGCCAGAGTAAATGAAGCAAAATCACTGGGATTTAAAACAGTCATCGCCCCGGCAGCCAATGTAAAACGGATGAAAGATTCACCAAAGGGTATTAAAATTTCCGGCGTTTCAAATGTGGGTGAAGCATTCCATCATTTATTTTAA
- a CDS encoding HEAT repeat domain-containing protein, with amino-acid sequence MPDISNKLKEQASLYTMNALSADERQAFETKINSEESLKNYVQELKETLELTSDTFNVNISDEELQGHRNLLRARISQIDSIKSPSPILDKFKNIFETVLSPRQPVWAVASYVVIAFFAGRFLLNPVQDIQPDNGFSSAAIMGLIQEGALSDVQFGKSDDDNIRLAVETKKNVDVSGGTSDETIQQILFYLLLNDTNPGKRLKAVNLLESVPSHDNKKLVLISSVLSETNVGVRLKALEMLSRFETDKIIRDASLKILLEDENEAVRMGALSILANSPSADIVPALRVVSLMDQNEYIRARAVEVMDDISYLAEDEAFEVKQ; translated from the coding sequence ATGCCTGATATTTCTAATAAACTCAAAGAACAGGCCAGCCTTTATACCATGAATGCCTTGAGCGCTGATGAGCGCCAAGCATTCGAAACTAAAATTAATTCCGAGGAAAGTCTTAAGAATTATGTTCAGGAACTTAAGGAAACCTTAGAACTCACATCTGATACGTTCAACGTAAATATCTCCGATGAAGAATTACAGGGACATCGCAATCTTTTAAGAGCACGAATAAGTCAAATCGATTCCATTAAATCACCATCACCCATTTTGGATAAATTTAAAAATATTTTTGAGACTGTCCTTTCTCCACGTCAACCGGTATGGGCTGTTGCATCTTACGTGGTTATAGCATTTTTTGCCGGTCGCTTTTTATTGAATCCCGTTCAAGATATTCAACCCGATAACGGATTCTCATCAGCCGCTATTATGGGATTGATCCAGGAGGGGGCACTTTCAGATGTACAATTTGGAAAATCCGATGATGACAATATTCGCCTGGCTGTTGAAACCAAAAAGAATGTTGATGTCTCCGGTGGTACAAGCGATGAAACTATTCAGCAGATTCTTTTCTACTTACTGCTCAACGACACCAACCCCGGCAAACGCCTGAAAGCAGTGAACCTACTGGAAAGCGTCCCCTCCCATGATAATAAAAAGTTGGTGCTTATCTCTTCAGTCCTCTCTGAAACCAATGTGGGTGTTCGACTTAAAGCACTGGAAATGTTGTCCCGATTTGAGACGGACAAAATAATTCGCGACGCAAGCTTAAAAATTTTATTAGAAGATGAAAATGAAGCTGTCCGCATGGGCGCCCTTTCCATCTTAGCCAATAGTCCATCAGCCGATATTGTACCTGCTCTCCGTGTGGTAAGCCTTATGGATCAAAATGAATATATCCGTGCAAGGGCGGTAGAAGTCATGGATGACATCAGTTATTTAGCCGAAGATGAAGCATTCGAGGTAAAACAATGA
- the tgt gene encoding tRNA guanosine(34) transglycosylase Tgt, which translates to MKFLISHKDTETSARRGTLKTHHSEIQTPVFMPIGTQGAVKTIDPEVLSHLDAQIILGNTYHLYLRPSHELIHKAGSLHAFMNWDKSILTDSGGFQVFSLARLNKISNDGVEFQSHLDGSRHFFTPEFSMDIQRHLGSDIIMAFDECPAGKSNKNTVEKAVERTTLWVNQCAEFLNKSEPLYDWKQTLFPIVQGSIFEHLRKRSAEELIPYANCGIAIGGLAVGEEKNAMFETVEQMDGLLPKDQPRYLMGVGRPTDLVKSVQRGVDMFDCVLPTRNARNGQLFTSGGIVNIGNSTHKDSFGSLDSDCPCYTCQNFTRAYLRHLFNIKEVLGLRLATIHNLTYYMSLMETIRHNIEIGEFATWANAYLNKMADHKGM; encoded by the coding sequence ATGAAGTTTTTAATTTCCCATAAAGATACTGAAACTTCCGCCCGAAGGGGAACACTTAAAACACACCATAGCGAAATTCAAACACCGGTTTTTATGCCCATTGGCACTCAAGGTGCGGTAAAAACTATTGATCCTGAAGTCCTTTCCCATTTAGATGCACAAATTATTTTGGGAAACACTTATCATTTATATCTTCGGCCTAGTCACGAGTTGATTCATAAAGCAGGCAGTCTTCATGCCTTCATGAATTGGGATAAATCTATTTTAACTGACAGTGGCGGATTTCAAGTTTTTTCATTGGCACGACTGAATAAAATATCTAATGATGGGGTGGAGTTTCAATCCCACTTGGATGGAAGCCGACATTTTTTTACACCGGAATTTTCCATGGATATTCAACGCCACTTGGGATCAGATATTATTATGGCATTTGACGAATGCCCAGCAGGGAAATCTAACAAAAATACGGTAGAAAAAGCAGTGGAGCGCACTACCCTTTGGGTCAACCAATGTGCTGAATTCCTAAATAAGAGTGAACCATTATACGATTGGAAACAGACTCTTTTCCCCATTGTTCAGGGTAGTATTTTCGAACACTTACGAAAACGTAGCGCCGAAGAATTAATCCCTTATGCCAATTGTGGAATTGCCATTGGAGGTCTTGCTGTCGGTGAAGAAAAAAATGCAATGTTTGAAACAGTTGAACAAATGGATGGCCTTTTACCCAAAGATCAACCGCGTTACCTTATGGGTGTGGGGCGACCGACTGATTTGGTGAAGTCGGTCCAAAGAGGAGTAGATATGTTTGACTGTGTCCTGCCAACACGGAACGCTCGTAATGGTCAGTTATTCACCAGTGGAGGAATAGTAAATATTGGCAATAGCACCCATAAAGATTCATTTGGTTCATTGGATTCAGATTGCCCATGTTATACCTGTCAAAACTTTACAAGGGCTTACCTCCGTCACTTATTTAATATTAAGGAAGTCTTGGGTTTGAGACTGGCAACCATCCATAACTTGACCTATTATATGTCCCTTATGGAAACGATTAGACACAATATTGAGATAGGCGAATTTGCAACTTGGGCCAATGCCTATTTGAATAAAATGGCAGATCATAAGGGGATGTAG
- a CDS encoding alpha/beta hydrolase, whose product MKSVLSDNFEVFCKIIGNKNADANKTALLLHGFPESSYSYHRVVEGLQSNFDRIILFDFLGFGMSDKPLDHNYNMMEQAQIALEVWESLGVKGGHLIAHDMGDSVATELVALSNERKIGNWFSDGFQSITFTNGGMVIELAELRVMQKLMLNPILGPLLSRISQYKAFKQQVYSANGSDRLDETEVETMWTAFRSGNGKKIGHFLINYLNDRYTYQNIRWLPALKDTTLPIHLCWGELDAVAPIAIPEKLVNNICPDASFTRMTETGHFCQMDNPDKWLKSILDYYQKN is encoded by the coding sequence ATGAAATCTGTTCTCTCTGATAACTTCGAAGTCTTCTGTAAAATAATCGGGAATAAAAATGCCGATGCTAATAAAACTGCGCTTCTTCTTCATGGTTTCCCGGAATCGTCTTATTCATATCACAGGGTGGTTGAAGGATTACAATCTAACTTTGACCGCATCATCCTTTTTGATTTTTTAGGATTTGGAATGAGTGACAAACCACTAGATCATAATTACAATATGATGGAGCAAGCCCAGATTGCCCTAGAAGTATGGGAATCCCTTGGTGTGAAGGGTGGACACTTAATTGCACATGATATGGGAGACAGTGTAGCTACAGAGCTTGTGGCTTTATCCAATGAAAGAAAAATCGGTAATTGGTTTTCAGATGGGTTTCAATCAATCACATTCACTAATGGCGGTATGGTCATTGAGCTTGCTGAACTTCGCGTCATGCAAAAATTGATGTTGAATCCAATTCTCGGACCTCTACTTTCAAGAATATCTCAGTATAAAGCATTTAAACAGCAAGTCTATAGCGCCAATGGTAGTGACAGATTAGATGAAACTGAAGTTGAGACCATGTGGACAGCATTCCGTAGTGGGAACGGAAAAAAAATAGGGCATTTTCTGATTAATTATTTAAACGACAGGTATACATATCAAAATATTCGTTGGTTACCGGCGCTCAAAGACACAACCCTTCCAATTCATTTATGCTGGGGCGAATTGGATGCTGTGGCCCCTATTGCCATTCCGGAAAAATTAGTAAATAATATTTGTCCCGATGCAAGTTTTACCCGAATGACTGAAACAGGTCACTTCTGCCAAATGGATAATCCCGACAAATGGCTGAAATCTATATTAGATTATTATCAGAAAAATTAG
- a CDS encoding RNA polymerase sigma factor encodes MKNDIRQLIQLAQAGDSEAFHQLVAIHDEKIMTLAYQLTQNKYDAEDLYQEVFIKAYKSISKFRFQSAFYTWLYRITVNTFYNLKRTQNKMPIQEALEDGSDPLMNITEKPESTSDRDEIMKAVKAAANQLPDKQRTAFLLKHMQNLKIREISGIMGIGEGTVKKYLFRAMEKLRNELKEYRYA; translated from the coding sequence TTGAAAAACGATATCAGACAATTAATACAACTAGCCCAGGCAGGCGATTCCGAAGCGTTTCACCAACTTGTGGCTATACACGACGAAAAAATTATGACATTAGCTTACCAACTGACACAAAATAAATACGACGCCGAAGACCTCTACCAAGAGGTTTTTATTAAAGCTTATAAAAGTATTTCAAAGTTCCGCTTTCAAAGTGCCTTCTACACTTGGCTCTACAGGATTACAGTCAATACATTTTACAATTTGAAGCGGACGCAAAATAAGATGCCAATCCAGGAAGCCTTGGAAGATGGCTCAGACCCACTCATGAATATCACAGAAAAACCGGAGAGCACCAGTGATCGGGACGAAATTATGAAAGCGGTAAAAGCCGCTGCCAATCAATTACCGGACAAACAGCGTACCGCTTTTTTACTCAAACATATGCAAAATTTGAAGATCAGGGAAATATCCGGAATAATGGGCATTGGCGAAGGAACCGTAAAAAAATACCTTTTCCGTGCTATGGAAAAACTCAGAAATGAACTTAAGGAGTATCGTTATGCCTGA
- a CDS encoding Rieske 2Fe-2S domain-containing protein translates to MKKIAELNDIPKGGSKLVMIDDTPIALFNLKGKIHAWDNRCPHRGASLADGNISDSIIQCKSHLWEFDINAACAVANSDLKVKTFKVEVKEGSVFIDD, encoded by the coding sequence ATGAAAAAAATTGCAGAACTAAATGATATTCCCAAGGGCGGAAGTAAACTCGTCATGATAGATGACACCCCCATTGCATTATTCAATTTAAAGGGGAAGATTCATGCCTGGGATAATCGCTGTCCACACCGTGGTGCATCATTGGCGGATGGAAATATTTCAGATTCAATTATTCAATGTAAATCGCATCTATGGGAATTTGATATTAACGCAGCCTGCGCTGTGGCTAATTCTGATTTAAAGGTAAAGACTTTTAAAGTTGAAGTAAAAGAAGGGTCAGTATTTATCGACGATTAA
- the queG gene encoding tRNA epoxyqueuosine(34) reductase QueG, with translation MEISISNSIKSKAIELGFQKVGIAKAEVTPEAKNNLNQWLNAGGHSTMEWVEKRKEERGDIHTYFSEAKSVISVAMNYYSGHNQSDLKANHKISNYAWGDDYHDILKKRLFQLLGWIKEASPDIKGVACVDTSPVMEKVWAQKAGIGWQGKHTNLITRDFGSWLFLGELIVDIKLDYDPPFDEDLCGTCTACIDACPTDALESYQIDSGKCISYRSIEYRGEFAEGADDLDGWIYGCDICQDVCPWNQKFGQMTSEPAFQPRPKILSLTDKDWFTMDEDGFRKLFKGSAVKRTKYSGLSRNIKQNLMKRLKDKL, from the coding sequence ATGGAAATATCTATTTCAAATTCAATTAAATCAAAAGCAATTGAATTGGGGTTTCAGAAAGTGGGCATTGCCAAAGCGGAAGTGACTCCTGAAGCAAAAAACAACTTGAACCAATGGCTCAACGCTGGTGGTCATTCAACCATGGAATGGGTGGAAAAGAGAAAAGAAGAACGAGGGGATATTCATACCTATTTCTCGGAGGCCAAATCTGTCATTTCTGTTGCTATGAATTATTATTCTGGTCATAACCAGTCAGATCTAAAGGCAAACCATAAAATCAGTAATTATGCCTGGGGAGATGATTATCACGATATATTGAAAAAAAGACTGTTTCAATTATTGGGATGGATAAAAGAAGCATCTCCAGATATTAAGGGGGTCGCATGTGTAGATACTTCACCGGTGATGGAAAAGGTTTGGGCCCAAAAAGCTGGGATTGGATGGCAGGGTAAACATACTAATTTGATTACTCGAGATTTCGGCAGTTGGCTATTCCTTGGGGAATTGATTGTGGATATAAAATTGGATTACGATCCGCCATTTGATGAAGACCTTTGTGGCACCTGCACCGCATGCATTGATGCTTGTCCAACCGATGCATTGGAATCTTACCAAATTGATTCGGGAAAATGTATTTCCTATCGCTCAATCGAATACAGGGGTGAATTTGCTGAAGGGGCAGATGATTTAGACGGTTGGATCTATGGCTGTGACATTTGTCAAGATGTATGCCCATGGAATCAAAAGTTTGGACAAATGACAAGTGAACCAGCATTTCAACCGCGGCCGAAAATTTTATCGTTGACAGATAAAGATTGGTTCACAATGGATGAAGATGGATTTCGTAAATTGTTCAAAGGATCGGCAGTAAAACGAACCAAGTATTCAGGATTAAGCAGAAATATCAAACAAAATTTAATGAAGAGACTTAAAGACAAATTGTAA
- a CDS encoding UDP-2,3-diacylglucosamine diphosphatase, with product MKNSTLATMDLPVFFISDIHLMLERSESEVRRQNILFQFLHHVKESGGTLVINGDLFDFYFEYKDVIPKVFVPFYHEILKLREAGVKVHFVLGNHDFWVRDFITETLFDETYFSDTTFEVNGKKFYVTHGDGYLSWDSGYRILRGFIRSRFFMWSYRWLHPRIGYAFARWISKKGENYHHSDEYNKKISDEMAIHAKKRLDEGFDYFITGHYHQAKDLPLNGGKLLILGDWLSFFSYAKFDGHDLKLNFWDKNETS from the coding sequence TTGAAAAATAGTACTTTAGCCACCATGGATTTGCCCGTCTTTTTTATTTCAGACATCCATTTGATGCTGGAAAGATCAGAATCCGAGGTAAGGCGCCAAAATATCCTCTTTCAATTTCTTCATCATGTGAAAGAATCGGGAGGTACGTTAGTGATAAATGGTGACCTCTTCGATTTTTATTTCGAGTACAAAGATGTTATTCCAAAAGTATTTGTCCCTTTTTATCACGAAATACTCAAGTTACGTGAGGCAGGGGTTAAAGTGCATTTTGTCCTCGGTAATCACGATTTCTGGGTGCGCGATTTCATTACGGAAACACTATTCGATGAAACCTATTTTTCTGATACAACCTTTGAAGTGAATGGTAAAAAATTCTATGTAACCCACGGTGATGGTTATTTATCCTGGGATTCGGGCTATCGAATTCTTAGAGGATTTATCCGCTCCCGTTTTTTTATGTGGTCCTACCGCTGGTTACATCCTCGAATTGGATATGCCTTCGCCCGTTGGATATCTAAAAAAGGTGAAAATTATCATCATTCAGATGAATATAATAAAAAGATATCTGACGAAATGGCTATTCATGCAAAAAAACGACTGGACGAAGGATTTGATTATTTTATTACAGGCCATTATCACCAGGCAAAGGATTTACCCCTCAATGGTGGTAAATTGTTGATTCTTGGGGACTGGCTCAGCTTTTTTTCTTATGCAAAATTTGATGGCCATGATCTGAAATTAAATTTCTGGGATAAAAATGAAACGTCATAG
- the elbB gene encoding isoprenoid biosynthesis glyoxalase ElbB — protein sequence MMTKVGVLLSGCGVNDGSEIHESVITMLALDRAGVEMVLMAPNIDQMHVVNHYTGQEMDEFRNVLVESSRIARGNIKDMAEVSGNDIDALIIPGGFGVAKNLCDYAMAGSECSINPDVYRLVTEVHLLQKPIGAICIAPAMMAKILAELDESAEMTIGSDESTASDIKSMGSTHVSCPVTEMVVDEEMKIVTTPAYMDAQSIKEAAEGIEKLVTQVLKMVG from the coding sequence ATGATGACAAAAGTAGGCGTATTACTATCAGGGTGTGGTGTGAATGATGGATCAGAAATTCACGAATCTGTGATCACTATGTTGGCTTTAGATAGAGCCGGTGTTGAAATGGTTCTTATGGCACCCAATATTGATCAAATGCATGTGGTGAACCACTATACGGGTCAAGAAATGGATGAATTTCGAAATGTGCTCGTTGAGTCGTCCAGAATTGCCCGTGGAAATATAAAAGATATGGCAGAAGTAAGCGGGAATGATATAGATGCATTAATTATTCCCGGTGGATTTGGTGTGGCCAAAAATTTATGTGACTATGCCATGGCTGGTTCTGAGTGTTCCATCAATCCTGATGTATATCGTTTGGTTACAGAAGTTCATCTTCTGCAAAAACCTATCGGTGCCATTTGTATTGCCCCGGCGATGATGGCTAAAATTTTAGCTGAACTGGATGAGTCGGCGGAAATGACAATCGGTTCTGATGAATCTACCGCCAGTGATATTAAATCTATGGGAAGTACTCATGTTTCATGTCCTGTAACTGAAATGGTTGTGGATGAGGAAATGAAAATTGTAACAACACCAGCTTATATGGATGCTCAATCCATTAAAGAAGCTGCGGAGGGGATTGAAAAACTCGTAACGCAGGTTTTGAAGATGGTAGGATGA
- a CDS encoding NUDIX hydrolase yields the protein MSDLKETKILSEQKFSGRLIDLYLDQVELPNGKTSTREWIDHPGAVCLIPILPDGNICLIRQFRYGPGEEFIEIPAGKLDKDEDPLDCAHRELEEEIGHRSNKLTFLTNIHPAIGFSNEKMWMYLAEDLIKTKHNLDPDEFLELSPTSLDDALAWVWSGKITDVKTIIGILWAEKLLRCDD from the coding sequence ATGTCTGATTTAAAAGAAACTAAAATATTATCGGAGCAGAAATTTTCTGGTCGATTAATTGATTTGTACCTAGATCAAGTTGAATTGCCCAATGGTAAAACCAGTACGCGGGAATGGATTGATCATCCCGGAGCTGTATGTCTCATTCCAATCCTTCCTGATGGAAATATCTGCCTGATTAGGCAATTTCGTTATGGACCGGGAGAGGAATTTATCGAAATTCCCGCCGGTAAGTTGGATAAAGACGAAGATCCACTGGATTGTGCTCATCGGGAATTGGAAGAAGAAATTGGACACCGATCTAACAAACTTACTTTTTTAACTAATATTCATCCCGCCATTGGATTCTCAAATGAAAAAATGTGGATGTATTTGGCCGAAGATTTAATCAAGACTAAACATAACCTTGATCCTGATGAATTTCTTGAATTGTCACCCACTTCATTAGACGATGCATTGGCATGGGTTTGGTCAGGAAAGATCACCGATGTGAAAACAATCATCGGTATTTTATGGGCAGAGAAATTGTTAAGGTGCGACGACTAA